One Zootoca vivipara chromosome 9, rZooViv1.1, whole genome shotgun sequence DNA window includes the following coding sequences:
- the C9H4orf19 gene encoding uncharacterized protein C4orf19 homolog, with product MGCRCCKMIQSYIFEPQDVPTSGYINEINNYKSDELDGGKFKCKQNNDIQVHKNELQTGELQTAANRHKLNNNKDGVLNHRSSALRDEGLGNLAEKCRFNVNGIHSHSGVNLHPNPGTNRNKEISTHTCSAQRADFSVQGLPQPSTCNNHEIPETEDLTKVSSEKGSALYEESQSAPGNDTHFLPGPTDAGKQRAAGKESPSNNHAHTGQSTERTTSSSQQDLPLGESKSWDSTDKACRTGPSNVCFKDNVSDGIPSPRTKADAVVREARFDCHNDINGQLEEEVDAEVAEALAALEAATAGEDFEEEEDY from the exons ATGGGGTGCAGGTGCTGTAAAATGATACAAAG CTACATCTTTGAACCCCAAGACGTGCCAACCTCTGGGTAcattaatgaaataaacaactacaagTCTGATGAGCTAGACGGAGGGAAATTCAAATGCAAGCAGAACAACGACATCCAAGTGCACAAAAACGAGCTGCAGACGGGAGAATTACAAACAGCAGCAAACAGGCACAAATTAAACAACAATAAAGATGGCGTTCTGAACCACAGAAGCAGTGCTCTTCGTGATGAAGGACTTGGGAATCTTGCCGAAAAGTGCCGTTTCAATGTCAATGGGATCCATTCCCATTCCGGTGTGAACCTTCATCCCAATCCCGGCACAAACCGAAACAAAGAGATCAGCACGCACACCTGCTCTGCTCAGCGAGCCGATTTTTCAGTCCAAGGGTTGCCTCAGCCAAGCACATGCAATAACCATGAGATTCCGGAAACTGAAGATCTCACAAAGGTATCTTCAGAAAAAGGAAGTGCCCTATATGAGGAATCTCAGAGCGCTCCAGGCAATGACACGCACTTCTTGCCTGGACCCACTGATGCTGGAAAACAGAGAGCTGCTGGAAAGGAGAGTCCATCAAATAACCACGCACATACAGGCCAAAGCACAGAACGCACTACGTCAAGCAGTCAGCAGGACCTGCCATTAGGTGAATCTAAAAGCTGGGATTCAACAGACAAAGCCTGTAGGACAGGCCCGTCAAATGTGTGTTTCAAGGACAATGTATCTGACGGCATCCCGTCTCCAAGAACCAAGGCGGATGCGGTGGTGCGAGAAGCTAGATTTGATTGCCATAATGACATTAATGGCCAACTGGAGGAGGAGGTCGATGCCGAAGTAGCAGAGGCTCTCGCAGCCCTGGAGGCTGCTACGGCAGGAGAAGattttgaggaggaagaggactatTAG